The following nucleotide sequence is from Mesorhizobium sp. J8.
GGCGCTTGCGGCAGGCCGGACCGCACCCTATAGCAGCGCCTTGAGATGACCGACGCTTCGTCCCTGCCGCTCTTTCCCCACCGCCATCTTCTGGGCATCCGCGATCTGTCCCCGGCCGATATCGAGCTGTTGCTCGATCGCGCCGATCAGGCCGTGGCGATCTCGCGGCAATCGGAAAAGAAGACCTCGACGCTGCGCGGCCGCACCCAGATCAACCTGTTCTACGAGGCATCGACCCGCACGCAGTCGTCCTTCGAGCTGGCCGGCAAACGCCTCGGCGCCGACGTCATGAACATGTCGGTGGCGAGCTCCTCGGTGAAGAAGGGCGAGACGCTGATCGACACGGCGATGACCCTCAACGCCATGCGCCCCGACATCCTGATCATCCGCCACCAATCGGCCGGTGCGGCCGCCCTTTTGGCCCAGAAGGTCGGCTGCTCGGTGGTCAATGCCGGCGACGGCGCGCATGAGCATCCGACGCAGGCGCTACTCGACGCGCTGACCATCCGCCGGGCCAAGGGGCCGCTGTCGAAGCTGATCGTGGCGATCTGCGGCGACATCCTGCATTCGCGCGTCGCCCGCTCCAACATCATGCTCCTGAACGCGCTTGGCGCGCAGGTGCGCGTCGTCGCGCCCTCGACATTGCTGCCGTCCGGCATCGACAGGATGGGCGTTATCGTCGCGCGCTCGATGGCCGAGGGCCTCAAGGATGCCGATGTGGTGATGATGCTGCGCCTGCAGCGCGAGCGCATGGAAGGTGCCTTCGTGCCGTCGATCCGCGAGTATTTCCGCTATTTCGGCCTCGATGCCGAGAAGCTGAAAGCCGCCAAGGACGATGCGCTGGTCATGCATCCCGGCCCGATGAACCGCGGCGTCGAGATTGCCTCCGAGATCGCCGACGGACCGCAAAGCGTCATCCAGGAGCAGGTGGAGATGGGGGTGGCCGTGCGCATGGCGGTGATGGAAGCGCTGCTTGATCCGCGCCGCAACCATGAGGGGCGCGGCGCATGAGCGTGACCGTCTTCAGCAAGGCGCACATCGTCGACCCGTCGCGCGGCGTGGACGAGATCGGCAGCGTCATCGTCGACGGCCGCAAGATCGTCGCGGCCGGGAAAGCCGCATTGAACCAGGGCGTCCCGGAAGGCGCCACCGTCGTCGACTGCACCGGCAAGACGATCATTCCGGGCCTTGTCGACGCGCGCGTCTTCATCGGCGAACCCGGCGGCGAGCATCGCGAAACCATCGCCTCGGCAAGTGTGGCGGCGGCGGCCGGCGGCGTCACCTCCATCGTCATGATGCCCGACACCGATCCGGTGATCGACAATGTGGCGCTGGTCGAATTCGTGCTGCGCACGGCACGCGACACCGCAAGCGTCAACATCTTCCCGGCGGCCGCGATCACCAAGGGCCTCGAAGGCCGCGAGATGACCGAATTCGGCCTGCTGCGCGAGGCCGGCGCCGTCGCCTATACCGACGGCCGCCACACCATCGCCAACGCGCTGGTCATGCGCCGCGCGCTGACCTATGCCCGCGATTTCGGCGGCGTGATCGCGCATGAAATCCAGGATGCCGACCTCGCCTCGTCCGGCGTCATGAACGAAGGGCTCTATGCGAGCTGGCTCGGTCTTTCGGGCATTCCGCGCGAGGCCGAGCTGATCCCGCTCGAACGAGACCTGGCATTGGCCCGGCTGACCGGCGGCGCCTACCACGCAGCCAAGATCTCGTCGGCGATGGCGGCTGG
It contains:
- a CDS encoding aspartate carbamoyltransferase catalytic subunit — protein: MTDASSLPLFPHRHLLGIRDLSPADIELLLDRADQAVAISRQSEKKTSTLRGRTQINLFYEASTRTQSSFELAGKRLGADVMNMSVASSSVKKGETLIDTAMTLNAMRPDILIIRHQSAGAAALLAQKVGCSVVNAGDGAHEHPTQALLDALTIRRAKGPLSKLIVAICGDILHSRVARSNIMLLNALGAQVRVVAPSTLLPSGIDRMGVIVARSMAEGLKDADVVMMLRLQRERMEGAFVPSIREYFRYFGLDAEKLKAAKDDALVMHPGPMNRGVEIASEIADGPQSVIQEQVEMGVAVRMAVMEALLDPRRNHEGRGA
- a CDS encoding dihydroorotase; the protein is MSVTVFSKAHIVDPSRGVDEIGSVIVDGRKIVAAGKAALNQGVPEGATVVDCTGKTIIPGLVDARVFIGEPGGEHRETIASASVAAAAGGVTSIVMMPDTDPVIDNVALVEFVLRTARDTASVNIFPAAAITKGLEGREMTEFGLLREAGAVAYTDGRHTIANALVMRRALTYARDFGGVIAHEIQDADLASSGVMNEGLYASWLGLSGIPREAELIPLERDLALARLTGGAYHAAKISSAMAAGAVNRAKTDGANVTAGVAIHNLSLNENDVGEYRTFFRLTPPLRAEDDRLAMIEAIKDGTIDIIVSSHDPQDVDTKRLPFADAAAGAIGLETLLGAALRLYHNGDVPLTRLIETLSTAPARLFGLPAGTLKPGASADLAVVDLDEPWIVSESGLRSRSKNTCFEGARLQGKVLLTMVAGRTVFSA